The following proteins come from a genomic window of Triticum aestivum cultivar Chinese Spring chromosome 6A, IWGSC CS RefSeq v2.1, whole genome shotgun sequence:
- the LOC100049021 gene encoding alpha/beta-gliadin-like, whose amino-acid sequence MKTFLILALLAIVATTATTAVRVPVPQLQPQNPSQQQPQEQVPLVQQQQFLGQQQPFPPQQPYPQPQPFPSQQPYLQLQPFPQPQLPYSQPQPFRPQQPYPQPQPQYSQPQEPISQQQQQQQQQQQILQQILQQQLIPCMDVVLQQHNIAHGRSQVLQQSTYQLLQELCCQHLWQIPEQSQCQAIQNVVHAIILHQQQKQQQQPSSQVSFQQPLQQYPLGQGSFRPSQQNPQDQGSVQPQQLPQFEEIRNLALQTLPAMCNVYIPPYCTIAPFGIFGTN is encoded by the coding sequence ATGAAGACCTTTCTCATCCTTGCCCTCCTTGCTATCGTGGCGACCACCGCCACAACTGCAGTTAGAGTTCCAGTGCCACAATTGCAGCCACAAAATCCATCTCAGCAACAGCCACAAGAGCAAGTTCCATTGGTACAACAACAACAATTTCTAGGGCAGCAACAACCATTTCCACCACAACAACCATATCCACAGCCGCAACCATTTCCATCACAACAACCATATCTGCAGCTGCAACCATTTCCGCAGCCGCAACTACCATATTCGCAGCCACAACCATTTCGACCACAACAACCATATCCACAACCGCAACCACAGTATTCGCAACCACAAGAACCAATttcacagcagcagcaacaacaacaacaacaacaacaaatcctTCAACAAATTTTGCAACAACAACTGATTCCATGCATGGATGTTGTATTGCAGCAACACAACATAGCGCATGGAAGATCACAAGTTTTGCAACAAAGTACTTACCAGCTATTGCAAGAATTGTGTTGTCAGCACCTATGGCAGATCCCTGAGCAGTCGCAGTGCCAGGCCATCCAAAATGTTGTTCATGCTATTATTCTGcatcaacaacaaaaacaacaacaacaaccatcgAGCCAGGTCTCCTTCCAACAGCCTCTGCAACAATATCCATTAGGCCAGGGCTCCTTCCGGCCATCTCAGCAAAACCCACAGGACCAGGGCTCTGTCCAGCCTCAACAACTGCCCCAGTTCGAGGAAATAAGGAACCTAGCGCTACAGACGCTACCTGCAATGTGCAATGTCTACATCCCTCCATATTGCACCATCGCGCCATTTGGCATCTTCGGTACTAACTGA